A single window of Nasonia vitripennis strain AsymCx chromosome 4, Nvit_psr_1.1, whole genome shotgun sequence DNA harbors:
- the LOC100116998 gene encoding Down syndrome cell adhesion molecule-like protein Dscam2 isoform X12: MLTGSWTSSALFTGVCLLLLGVAARRGSGHGFDAHLRGPSFLIEPASRVEFSNSSGAWLDCAATGSPPPNIDWSTADGLPAGDVPGVRRLLKNGTLVLLPFPAAAYRQDVHSATYRCVASNSVGRVLSRDVQVRAVVAQAYKVEVEVIGGASRGCTAVLRCVVPSFVRDLVRVVSWLQEPAFYIYPSLQGDGKFHLLPTGELLVHGLEFSDQVPGYRCRTMHRLTRQVVVSSVANVRIADHRGVMPPVILDHSENVHVAQDESTSLVCVAQACPTPEYRWYAQTGAEPMLVLPGPRTRLLGPVLAIEAVTLEDSGVYRCAAANSGGEASAELRLVVTAPLHVEVTPALLSVHLGGSAEFRCEIGSHPQAGPHFVTWYKDGRQLPGTGRQAELLRINSIGREDRGMYQCIVRRSEGDTAQASAELQLGDAPPVLLYSFIEQTLQPGPAVSLKCSAAGNPTPQVSWALDGFPLPSNGRFVIGQYVTVHGDVISHVNISHVVVEDGGEYSCTAENRAGKVTHAARLNVYGLPYIRLIPKVTAVAGETLRLKCPVAGYPIEEIRWERAGRELPDDLRQKVLSDGTLIVSSVQKQVDSGVYTCWAKNKQGHSARRSGDVAVIVPPKISPFTADHDLHLGERTTLTCSVSRGDLPLTIFWLKDGRTMGPSERITVTSVDQFNSILMIESLSPDHNGNYSCVARNLAAEVSQTQRLVVHVPPRWIVEPSDTSVERNRHVALHCQAQGVPTPNIVWKKATGGKSGEYEELRERPYTKILSNGTLLLQHVKEDREGFYLCQASNGIGSGIGKVVQLKVNSSPFFAAPSRLVTVKKGDTATLHCEVHGDKPVSVSWFKGGKDEMNPSTNYRVTVKQESTPDGVVAQLQISSAEASDSGAYFCQASNLYGRDQQLVQLLVQEPPMPPSNLETAMVSSRSINVKWSHKSQDTSEVSKYILQYKEGEGMWQQQELSGPPLPYAALIDELKPATRYTVRVIAEGPAGRSTPSAELLVRTEPQRPAGPPLNVAARALSSTEILVTWLPPLPELRHGDIEGFNVGYRESTSSNPSFNFTSVPGDGEEGGAELRLTGLRPHTRYTLIVQAYNQVGSGPLSEMLSTQTLEDVPSSPPEDVRCAALASKSLQVSWQPPPSTHANGVIQGYKLNYEPVLGESWPNIDEMEVRKTSALTTVLTGLRKYTNYSIQVLAYTRVGDGVPTRASYCHTEEDVPASPADIKVVVSAPTALFISWLPPLEPNGLITKYNLYTRLVDGREELNHGKRTLPAGDTYFEATGLQQHVEYQFWVTASTRVGEGQNSKVAAQVPTNRVPARITSFGGQIVRPWRGSVTLGCNAVGEPTSREWYKSNLEQVRTDSSRNVQILQSGEVVFSSLQPQDAGNYTCQVENSQGSDRLHYSLIVQVPPSAPVLFVSSSTSTSILLHWMPGYNGGAPLTKYTLHYRPTHGTLEELQLSRRATSHELKGLLCGNTYHLYLSAHNKIGSSAASPSLSVRTQGQPPGIPPAAAFLSPNSTSLVLRLTAWPDNGCPILYFVIQYRPINEFHWSLVSNNVKMQRRFVVTGLASSSVYQLKVEAYNVAGNNQAEFTFVTLTKEGAPPAELSERGMGGPVAFYADLKIMLPLMVAVAALLLAAATIGARWRNRYAQDRVQRPMKESQENQQNAETQRERYYATIHKVALQGNAGAPDKIPETAEDISPYATFQLSEGAGGGLGGLAGLAGLAGAEVSAGALHTNNTLLHSFMYHEHAMTEGCASPPPATTTLKSVSSRRRQQRKHQTQGDVESDESESDADQLTSSRTESSNQLDAGKLKHIRAVSDFMYHGTSSTSSDISPMSEQKSLPRRGRSRRWHVPSRSSLRTILPPVSVAETAFGGDRSQQADHQQQQQQQHLREMNEPECDIDSLKKLKLGLRSSLWSRPAGQQGNPSSDYSIAV, from the exons GCGTgtgcctgctgctgctgggtgTGGCGGCGCGGCGCGGTAGCGGGCACGGCTTCGACGCGCACCTGCGCGGCCCGAGCTTCCTCATCGAGCCGGCCTCGAGGGTCGAGTTTTCCAACTCGTCGGGCGCCTGGCTGGACTGCGCGGCGACCGGTAGCCCGCCGCCCAACATCGACTGGTCGACTGCCGACGGCTTGCCCGCCGGCGACGTGCCCGGGGTCCGGAGGCTGCTCAAGAATGGAACCCTCGTGCTGCTGCCCTTTCCCGCGGCGGCCTATCGGCAGGACGTGCACAGCGCCACGTATAGGTGCGTCGCCAGCAACTCCGTCGGCAGGGTGCTCAGCAGGGACGTCCAGGTTCGCGCAG TGGTCGCCCAGGCGTACAAGGTGGAGGTGGAGGTGATCGGAGGCGCATCCCGGGGCTGCACGGCCGTGCTGCGCTGCGTCGTGCCGAGCTTCGTCCGAGACCTCGTCCGAGTGGTCTCCTGGCTGCAGGAGCCGGCCTTCTACATTTACCCCTCGCTGCAAGGAG ACGGCAAGTTCCACCTGCTGCCGACGGGCGAGCTGCTGGTGCACGGGCTGGAGTTCAGCGACCAGGTGCCGGGCTACCGCTGCCGGACGATGCACCGGCTGACCAGGCAGGTCGTCGTGAGCTCCGTGGCGAACGTGAGGATAGCCGACCACCGGGGCGTCATGCCGCCCGTGATCCTCGACCACTCGGAGAACGTGCACGTCGCCCAGGACGAGTCGACCTCGCTGGTCTGCGTGGCCCAGGCCTGCCCGACGCCCGAGTACAGGTGGTACGCGCAGACGGGCGCCGAGCCGATGCTCGTGCTGCCGGGGCCGCGGACGCGGCTGCTCGGCCCGGTCCTGGCCATCGAGGCGGTCACCCTCGAGGACAGCGGGGTCTACCGGTGCGCCGCGGCCAACAGCGGCGGCGAGGCCAGCGCCGAGCTGAGGCTGGTCGTGACGGCGCCGCTGCACGTCGAGGTGACGCCGGCCCTGCTCTCGGTCCACCTGGGCGGCAGCGCCGAGTTCCGCTGCGAGATCGGCTCGCACCCGCAGGCGGGGCCGCACTTCGTCACCTGGTACAAGGACGGCCGGCAGCTGCCGGGCACAGGCCGCCAGGCCGAGCTGCTGCGCATCAACAGCATCGGCCGCGAGGACCGCGGCATGTACCAGTGCATCGTGCGCCGCTCCGAGGGCGACACGGCCCAGGCCTCGGCCGAGCTCCAGCTCGGAG ACGCGCCGCCGGTGCTCCTCTACTCCTTCATCGAGCAGACCCTGCAGCCCGGGCCGGCCGTGTCGCTCAAGTGCTCGGCCGCGGGGAATCCCACGCCGCAGGTCTCCTGGGCGCTGGACGGCTTCCCGCTGCCCAGCAACGGAAG GTTCGTGATAGGCCAGTACGTGACGGTCCACGGAGACGTGATATCGCACGTGAACATCAGCCACGTGGTCGTCGAGGACGGCGGGGAGTACTCGTGCACGGCGGAGAACCGGGCCGGCAAAGTGACCCACGCCGCCAGGCTGAACGTGTACG GTCTGCCGTACATCCGGCTGATCCCGAAGGTGACGGCCGTGGCCGGGGAGACGCTGCGGCTCAAGTGCCCCGTGGCGGGCTACCCGATCGAGGAGATCCGCTGGGAGCGGGCGGGCCGCGAGCTGCCGGACGACCTGCGCCAGAAGGTCCTGAGCGACGGCACCCTCATCGTCTCGAGCGTGCAGAAGCAGGTCGACAGCGGCGTCTACACCTGCTGGGCCAAGAACAAGCAGGGCCACAGCGCCAGGCGCAGCGGGGACGTCGCCGTGATCG TTCCTCCCAAAATTAGCCCGTTCACGGCAGATCACGACCTGCACCTCGGCGAGCGCACGACCCTGACCTGCTCGGTCTCGCGGGGCGACCTGCCGCTGACGATCTTCTGGCTGAAGGACGGCAGGACGATGGGCCCGTCCGAGCGCATCACCGTCACCAGCGTCGACCAGTTCAACAGCATACTCATGATCGAGAGCCTGTCTCCCGATCACAACGGCAATTACTCGTGCGTCGCTCGTAACCTCGCCGCCGAGGTATCCCAAACGCAGCGGCTCGTGGTTCATG TGCCGCCGCGCTGGATCGTCGAGCCGAGCGATACGAGCGTCGAACGGAACAGACACGTGGCACTCCACTGTCAGGCTCAGGGTGTGCCCACGCCCAATATCGTTTGGAAAAAAGCAACCG GCGGCAAGTCCGGCGAGTACGAGGAATTACGCGAGCGACCCTACACCAAGATTCTGAGCAACGGGACTCTGCTGCTGCAACACGTGAAGGAGGATCGCGAGGGTTTCTACCTGTGCCAGGCGAGCAACGGCATTGGCTCGGGTATCGGCAAAGTGGTCCAGCTCAAAGTCAACT CCTCGCCGTTCTTCGCCGCACCCTCGCGACTGGTCACCGTCAAGAAGGGTGACACGGCAACGCTGCACTGCGAGGTTCACGGCGACAAGCCGGTCAGCGTCAGCTGGTTCAAGGGCGGCAAGGACGAGATGAATCCCTCGACAAACTaccg GGTGACGGTGAAGCAGGAGTCGACGCCCGACGGGGTCGTGGCTCAGCTGCAGATCTCCTCGGCCGAGGCCTCCGACAGCGGGGCTTACTTCTGCCAGGCGAGCAATCTTTACGGCCGCGACCAGCAGCTCGTCCAACTTCTCGTGCAAG AGCCGCCGATGCCACCGAGCAACCTGGAGACAGCCATGGTGAGCAGCCGCAGCATCAACGTCAAGTGGTCGCACAAATCGCAGGACACGAGCGAAGTCAGCAAGTACATTCTCCAGTACAAAGAGGGCGAAGGCATgtggcagcagcaggagcTCAGCGGTCCGCCGCTGCCGTACGCGGCGTTGATCGACGAGCTCAAGCCAGCTACTAGGTACACCGTCAGAGTCATAGCCGAGGGACCGGCCGGGAGGTCCACGCCTTCCGCTGAGCTGCTGGTGAGGACGGAGCCCCAGAGGCCCGCGGGTCCCCCGCTAAACGTCGCCGCCAGGGCGCTGTCTTCCACGGAGATACTGGTCACGTGGCTGCCGCCATTGCCGGAGCTCAGGCACGGGGACATCGAGGGATTCAACGTGGGATACAGAGAGTCCAC CTCGTCGAATCCGTCGTTCAATTTCACGTCGGTGCCGGGCGACGGCGAGGAGGGCGGCGCCGAACTGAGACTGACGGGTCTCAGGCCGCACACGCGCTACACCCTCATCGTTCAGGCTTACAACCAAGTCGGCTCGGGGCCACTCTCGGAGATGCTGAGCACGCAGACCCTCGAAGACG TTCCGAGTTCGCCGCCGGAGGACGTGAGGTGCGCGGCGCTGGCGTCCAAGTCGCTGCAGGTCTCGTGGCAGCCGCCGCCCAGTACGCACGCTAACGGTGTCATACAGGGCTACAAGCTTAATTACGAGCCGGTCCTCGGGGAGTCCTGGCCCAACATCGACGAGATGGAG GTGCGCAAGACCAGCGCCCTCACGACGGTGCTGACGGGCTTACGCAAGTACACCAATTACAGCATACAAGTGCTGGCTTACACGAGGGTCGGCGACGGCGTGCCCACCCGGGCATCCTACTGCCACACGGAAGAAGACG TGCCGGCAAGTCCCGCGGACATCAAGGTCGTCGTGAGCGCGCCGACGGCGCTGTTCATCTCGTGGCTGCCGCCTCTCGAGCCCAACGGCCTGATAACCAAGTACAATTTGTACACCAGACTGGTGGACGGCCGCGAGGAGCTGAACCACGGAAAGCGCACCTTGCCGGCCGGCGACACCTACTTCGAGGCGACCGGCTTACAGCAGCACGTCGAGTACCAGTTCTGGGTGACGGCGAGCACGAGGGTCGGCGAAGGCCAGAACTCGAAGGTGGCAGCTCAGGTGCCGACGAACCGAGTGCCCGCGAGGATCACCTCCTTCGGCGGTCAAATCGTCAGGCCCTGGCGTGGATCCGTCACTCTCGGCTGTAACGCTGTCGGCGAGCCGACCAGCCGCGAATGGTACAAGTCCAACCTCGAGCAGGTGCGAACCGACTCCAGCAGGAACGTCCAGATACTGCAGAGCGGCGAAGTTGTCTTCTCGAGTCTTCAGCCCCAGGACGCCGGAAACTACACCTGCCAGGTCGAGAACTCGCAGGGCAGCGACAGGCTGCACTACTCGCTAATCGTTCAAG TGCCGCCGAGCGCTCCCGTGCTCTTCGTGTCGAGCTCGACCTCGACGAGTATCCTGCTGCACTGGATGCCTGGCTACAACGGCGGCGCACCGCTCACCAAGTACACGCTGCACTATCGCCCGACTCACGGCACGCTCGAGGAATTACAGCTTTCCCGCCGCGCCACCAGTCACGAGCTCAAG GGCCTGCTGTGCGGCAACACCTACCACTTGTACCTGAGCGCGCACAACAAGATAGGCAGTAGTGCGGCGTCGCCCTCGTTGTCGGTGCGCACGCAGGGTCAACCTCCCGGCATACCACCGGCCGCGGCATTCCTCTCTCCGAACTCGACCTCGCTCGTGCTCAGGCTGACCGCCTGGCCAGACAACGGCTGTCCGATACTCTACTTCGTCATTCAGTACAGGCCCATCAACGAGTTCCACTGGAGCCTCGTGTCCAACAACGTCAAGATGCAGAGGCGATTCGTCGTCACGGGTCTGGCCTCGAGCTCGGTCTACCAGCTCAAGGTCGAGGCGTACAACGTCGCCGGGAACAACCAGGCCGAGTTCACCTTCGTCACGCTGACCAAGGAGGGCG CCCCACCAGCGGAACTGTCGGAGCGAGGCATGGGCGGGCCGGTGGCGTTCTACGCGGACCTGAAAATCATGCTGCCGCTTATGGTGGCGGTGGCCGCCTTGCTGCTGGCCGCGGCGACGATAGGCGCCCGCTGGCGCAACA GGTACGCGCAAGACCGGGTCCAGCGGCCCATGAAGGAGTCCCAGGAGAACCAGCAGAATGCCGAGACCCAGCGCGAGAGATACTATGCGACGATACACAAGGTTGCCCTGCAGGGCAATGCTGGAGCTCCGGACAAGATTCCAG AGACGGCGGAGGATATCTCTCCGTACGCTACGTTCCAGCTGTCGGAGGGCGCAGGGGGAGGCCTGGGAGGCCTGGCTGGATTGGCCGGCCTGGCTGGCGCGGAAGTCTCCGCGGGAGCTCTGCACACCAACAACACTCTCCTACACAGCTTCATGTACCACGAGCACGCGATGACGGAGGGCTGCGCGAGTCCTCCCCCCGCCACCACG ACGCTGAAGAGTGTATCGTCGCGTCGACGTCAGCAGCGGAAGCACCAGACACAGGGGGACGTAGAGAGCGACGAGAGCGAGTCTGACGCGGACCAGCTGACGAGCTCCCGGACCGAGTCGTCGAACCAGCTGGACGCGGGCAAGCTCAAGCACA TTCGAGCCGTTTCGGACTTCATGTACCACGGCACGTCGAGCACTTCCTCGGACATCTCACCAATGTCCGAGCAAAAATCGCTGCCGCGAAGGGGTCGCTCGAG AAGATGGCACGTGCCGAGCAGGAGCTCCCTTCGCACGATACTGCCCCCGGTCTCGGTGGCGGAGACGGCCTTCGGCGGCGACCGATCTCAGCAGGCCgaccatcagcagcagcagcagcagcagcatctgCGGGAGATGAACGAGCCCGAGTGCGACATCGACTCCCTGAAGAAGCTCAAGCTCGGATTGAGGAGCTCGCTATGGTCGAGACCGGCCGGCCAACAGGGCAACCCATCCTCCGACTACTCCATCGCCGTCTAG